In the Takifugu flavidus isolate HTHZ2018 chromosome 11, ASM371156v2, whole genome shotgun sequence genome, one interval contains:
- the LOC130533420 gene encoding high-affinity choline transporter 1-like isoform X1, which produces MALNIPGVTVMILFYLLVLGIGIWASIKSKKEAKKGNGNKTEMALLGNRGISLVIGIFTMTATWVGGGFIVGTAEAVYNPSMGLTWAVMPITATMCFVIGGLFFAEPMRNNKYVTMMDPFQIKYGKVATAALSVASLISEIMWVTGTLIGLGVTMSVILDFSYTVSIWISAAVAITYTLMGGLYSVAYTDVIQLVLIFVSLWLCVPFSLMNPAVMDITETAYNNTFQSPWLGTVDADRAWWWIDNFLILGLGNLGLQNFHQRTLSAASSSTAKITCFAAAFIVPTLGIPPILLGAAAASTNWNLTSYGSPSPFVRGETGLILPIVLQHLTPTYISIIGIGAVAAAVMSSTDSALLSAASIFTSNIYKSILRVQASDQEIQWVIRISVVIMGLAGTSLTFLDNSVLMIWMLRADLTYTLMLPQLVCVLFFKISNGYGAVLGCTLGMLLRVLCGEPLLRIPPIIQFPGCRMVNGVYVQHAPIRTICMLSTVVFVLLFSYLASFLFNRGLIPEKLDVFKVKAQSSTKSETVAKDVKDFEEQNMNNEVYEPMLESTC; this is translated from the exons ATGGCTCTCAACATCCCCGGAGTGACTGTTATGATCTTATTCTACCTGCTGGTCCTCGGGATCGGCATCTGGGCCTCCATCAAGTCCAAGAAGGAAGCCAAAAAGGGCAACGGGAACAAGACGGAGATGGCGCTTCTGGGCAACCGGGGCATCAGCCTTGTGATCGGCATCTTCACCATGACAG CGACGTGGGTTGGAGGTGGTTTTATTGTGGGCACAGCGGAGGCAGTGTACAACCCTTCCATGGGACTCACCTGGGCTGTGATGCCAATCACAGCAACCATGTGTTTTGTCATTG GTGGCCTGTTCTTCGCCGAGCCCATGAGGAACAATAAATACGTGACCATGATGGATCCTTTCCAGATCAAATATGGAAAAGTGGCAACAGCAGCCCTGTCTGTGGCTTCGCTCATATCAGAGATTATGTGGGTGACCGGAACACTCATAGGATTAG GCGTAACTATGAGTGTGATCCTGGATTTCTCCTACACTGTGAGCATCTGGATTTCTGCCGCCGTGGCCATCACCTACACGCTGATGGGGGGCCTGTACTCCGTGGCGTACACTGACGTCATCCAGCTTGTCCTTATTTTCGTCAGCTTG TGGCTGTGTGTGCCCTTCTCCCTGATGAACCCCGCCGTGATGGACATCACCGAGACAGCTTACAACAACACTTTCCAGTCCCCCTGGTTAGGCACTGTGGACGCAGACAGGGCCTGGTGGTGGATTGATAACTTTCTAATTCTG GGTTTGGGGAACTTGGGTCTGCAGAACTTCCATCAGCGGACACTGtcagccgcctcctcctccacggcTAAGATCACCTGCTTTGCCGCCGCCTTCATCGTTCCCACATTGGGCATCCCTCCGATACTCCTTGGGGCAGCGGCTGCATCGACGA ATTGGAACTTGACTTCTTATGGTTCTCCGTCCCCATTTGTGCGAGGGGAGACCGGACTCATCCTGCCCATCGTCTTGCAGCACCTCACCCCGACCTACATCTCCATCATCGGGATCGGGGCGGTGGCAGCGGCCGTGATGTCGTCCACCGACTCGGCTTTGCTGTCCGCGGcctccatcttcacctccaacaTCTACAAGAGCATCCTGAGAGTGCAG GCATCAGATCAGGAGATCCAGTGGGTGATCCGGATCTCCGTGGTAATCATGGGCTTGGCTGGTACATCTCTCACCTTTCTGGATAACAGCGTCCTGATGATCTGGATGCTTCGTGCTGACCTCACTTATACCCTCATGTTGCCTCAGCTGGTCTGCGTCCTTTTCTTTAAGATCTCCAATGGTTATGGAGCTGTTTTGGGCTGCACTTTAGGCATGCTGCTGCGGGTGCTGTGTGGAGAGCCTCTTCTCAGAATACCGCCTATTATCCAATTTCCAGGATGCAGGATGGTAAATGGCGTTTACGTCCAGCATGCCCCAATcaggaccatctgcatgctgtCCACCGTGGTGTTCGTCCTGCTGTTCTCGTATTTAGCCTCGTTTCTCTTCAACCGTGGCCTGATTCCAGAGAAACTGGATGTTTTCAAAGTGAAAGCTCAGTCCTCAACGAAATCGGAAACTGTTGCCAAAGACGTTAAAGACTTTGAAGAGCAAAATATGAACAATGAAGTATACGAACCTATGTTAGAATCAACGTGCTAA
- the LOC130533423 gene encoding cytochrome c oxidase assembly protein COX20, mitochondrial: protein MTESGEETKNQGFRLLGILDVKNTPCARDAILHGAGGSIAIGLLHFLSTSRVRRSFDVGFAGFMLTTLGSWFYCRMNNAKLRVQQRLIQDGIKNKVVYEGTQLDPTMKPQEEKPSTAS, encoded by the exons ATGACAGAGAGCGGAGAGGAGACCAAGAACCAA GGTTTCAGGCTCCTGGGTATCCTGGATGTCAAGAACACTCCATGTGCCAGGGATGCCATCCTGCATGGAGCTGGAGGATCAATAGCTATTGGTCTTCTTCACTTTCTGTCCACTA GCCGAGTAAGGAGGTCATTTGATGTGGGATTTGCAGGCTTTATGCTGACCACACTCGGATCCTG GTTTTACTGTAGGATGAACAATGCTAAACTTCGTGTCCAGCAAAGGCTGATCCAAGATGGGATCAAAAACAAGGTTGTGTATGAAGGAACTCAGCTTGATCCCACaatgaaaccacaagaagagaaACCATCAACTGCCTCATGA
- the lhb gene encoding lutropin subunit beta isoform X1, translating to MPAVQMSRVMLYFTLCFFLAASSFISTLNATAEDFHLPLCQPINHMVSLEKEGCPTCHLVETSICSGHCITKDPVIKIPFNKIHQNVCTYKSVYYKTYELPGCPPGVDPMVTYPVALSCHCSRCSMNTSDCTFQSLQPDFCVNDVPFYYYA from the exons ATGCCAGCTGTGCAAATGAGCAGAGTGATGCTGTATTTTACGCTGTGCTTCTTTCTGGCAGCTTCATCCTTCATTTCAACACTTAATGCTACAG CAGAAGACTTCCATCTGCCGCTGTGCCAGCCCATCAATCACATGGTGTCTCTGGAGAAAGAAGGTTGTCCCACATGTCACTTGGTGGAAACAAGCATCTGTAGCGGCCACTGCATCACCAAG GACCCAGTCATTAAGATCCCTTTCAACAAAATCCATCAGAATGTGTGCACGTACAAAAGCGTCTACTACAAAACCTATGAGCTGCCAGGATGTCCGCCAGGAGTGGACCCGATGGTCACCTACCCCGTGGCTTTAAGTTGCCACTGCAGCCGTTGCTCTATGAACACATCCGACTGCACCTTCCAGAGCCTGCAGCCAGATTTCTGTGTGAACGACGTCCCATTCTACTACTACGCTTAA
- the LOC130533420 gene encoding high-affinity choline transporter 1-like isoform X2, with translation MALNIPGVTVMILFYLLVLGIGIWASIKSKKEAKKGNGNKTEMALLGNRGISLVIGIFTMTGGLFFAEPMRNNKYVTMMDPFQIKYGKVATAALSVASLISEIMWVTGTLIGLGVTMSVILDFSYTVSIWISAAVAITYTLMGGLYSVAYTDVIQLVLIFVSLWLCVPFSLMNPAVMDITETAYNNTFQSPWLGTVDADRAWWWIDNFLILGLGNLGLQNFHQRTLSAASSSTAKITCFAAAFIVPTLGIPPILLGAAAASTNWNLTSYGSPSPFVRGETGLILPIVLQHLTPTYISIIGIGAVAAAVMSSTDSALLSAASIFTSNIYKSILRVQASDQEIQWVIRISVVIMGLAGTSLTFLDNSVLMIWMLRADLTYTLMLPQLVCVLFFKISNGYGAVLGCTLGMLLRVLCGEPLLRIPPIIQFPGCRMVNGVYVQHAPIRTICMLSTVVFVLLFSYLASFLFNRGLIPEKLDVFKVKAQSSTKSETVAKDVKDFEEQNMNNEVYEPMLESTC, from the exons ATGGCTCTCAACATCCCCGGAGTGACTGTTATGATCTTATTCTACCTGCTGGTCCTCGGGATCGGCATCTGGGCCTCCATCAAGTCCAAGAAGGAAGCCAAAAAGGGCAACGGGAACAAGACGGAGATGGCGCTTCTGGGCAACCGGGGCATCAGCCTTGTGATCGGCATCTTCACCATGACAG GTGGCCTGTTCTTCGCCGAGCCCATGAGGAACAATAAATACGTGACCATGATGGATCCTTTCCAGATCAAATATGGAAAAGTGGCAACAGCAGCCCTGTCTGTGGCTTCGCTCATATCAGAGATTATGTGGGTGACCGGAACACTCATAGGATTAG GCGTAACTATGAGTGTGATCCTGGATTTCTCCTACACTGTGAGCATCTGGATTTCTGCCGCCGTGGCCATCACCTACACGCTGATGGGGGGCCTGTACTCCGTGGCGTACACTGACGTCATCCAGCTTGTCCTTATTTTCGTCAGCTTG TGGCTGTGTGTGCCCTTCTCCCTGATGAACCCCGCCGTGATGGACATCACCGAGACAGCTTACAACAACACTTTCCAGTCCCCCTGGTTAGGCACTGTGGACGCAGACAGGGCCTGGTGGTGGATTGATAACTTTCTAATTCTG GGTTTGGGGAACTTGGGTCTGCAGAACTTCCATCAGCGGACACTGtcagccgcctcctcctccacggcTAAGATCACCTGCTTTGCCGCCGCCTTCATCGTTCCCACATTGGGCATCCCTCCGATACTCCTTGGGGCAGCGGCTGCATCGACGA ATTGGAACTTGACTTCTTATGGTTCTCCGTCCCCATTTGTGCGAGGGGAGACCGGACTCATCCTGCCCATCGTCTTGCAGCACCTCACCCCGACCTACATCTCCATCATCGGGATCGGGGCGGTGGCAGCGGCCGTGATGTCGTCCACCGACTCGGCTTTGCTGTCCGCGGcctccatcttcacctccaacaTCTACAAGAGCATCCTGAGAGTGCAG GCATCAGATCAGGAGATCCAGTGGGTGATCCGGATCTCCGTGGTAATCATGGGCTTGGCTGGTACATCTCTCACCTTTCTGGATAACAGCGTCCTGATGATCTGGATGCTTCGTGCTGACCTCACTTATACCCTCATGTTGCCTCAGCTGGTCTGCGTCCTTTTCTTTAAGATCTCCAATGGTTATGGAGCTGTTTTGGGCTGCACTTTAGGCATGCTGCTGCGGGTGCTGTGTGGAGAGCCTCTTCTCAGAATACCGCCTATTATCCAATTTCCAGGATGCAGGATGGTAAATGGCGTTTACGTCCAGCATGCCCCAATcaggaccatctgcatgctgtCCACCGTGGTGTTCGTCCTGCTGTTCTCGTATTTAGCCTCGTTTCTCTTCAACCGTGGCCTGATTCCAGAGAAACTGGATGTTTTCAAAGTGAAAGCTCAGTCCTCAACGAAATCGGAAACTGTTGCCAAAGACGTTAAAGACTTTGAAGAGCAAAATATGAACAATGAAGTATACGAACCTATGTTAGAATCAACGTGCTAA
- the lhb gene encoding lutropin subunit beta isoform X2, translating to MPAVQMSRVMLYFTLCFFLAASSFISTLNATEDFHLPLCQPINHMVSLEKEGCPTCHLVETSICSGHCITKDPVIKIPFNKIHQNVCTYKSVYYKTYELPGCPPGVDPMVTYPVALSCHCSRCSMNTSDCTFQSLQPDFCVNDVPFYYYA from the exons ATGCCAGCTGTGCAAATGAGCAGAGTGATGCTGTATTTTACGCTGTGCTTCTTTCTGGCAGCTTCATCCTTCATTTCAACACTTAATGCTACAG AAGACTTCCATCTGCCGCTGTGCCAGCCCATCAATCACATGGTGTCTCTGGAGAAAGAAGGTTGTCCCACATGTCACTTGGTGGAAACAAGCATCTGTAGCGGCCACTGCATCACCAAG GACCCAGTCATTAAGATCCCTTTCAACAAAATCCATCAGAATGTGTGCACGTACAAAAGCGTCTACTACAAAACCTATGAGCTGCCAGGATGTCCGCCAGGAGTGGACCCGATGGTCACCTACCCCGTGGCTTTAAGTTGCCACTGCAGCCGTTGCTCTATGAACACATCCGACTGCACCTTCCAGAGCCTGCAGCCAGATTTCTGTGTGAACGACGTCCCATTCTACTACTACGCTTAA